The window AGAAATTAATGAGATTTAGTGatataagagaaaaacttttCAGACTGCTCATCATCATCTTAGTCCCCAGCCAAGGAGAAGCCGATGACTAATTTCTCTGCttcaaggaagaggaggagacacACAGGTTTGCCAGAGATTAACTTAGCATTCACTGAAGATTGCTACCATGTTGAAAACACCCTCAAAGTCTGCCAAGAGGAACAATTCGGCTCTGTGAGTACTTGGACATGGAAGACAAGGAGACAATCTTAGCCTTGCAGAATGAGGCTTCTTGTTTTGGAAGCCCTCCATTGGTTTTGTAAGATCTTTAAGCTCCAGGGGCACCAAAAGCCCAAATAAGAAGCCACTACTATCTTAAATGCATCAATGACTGTTCTTTAAATCCAAAGCTGTTCCAAAGGGGTCCTACCACGGGGGCAGCAACAATGGTATTTTTCAATAAACAGCTGCCATATGAGAAGTACCTGAATATACACTCGACTCTGTCTCTCCAGGCCTATCAGTAACCTAGATCAGGAACAACACCAAGGACCAAGTTTAGTGTCTTTCATCTTGCTTGATCACATCAGTTACTTGAATTCTACGGGTGAAGAGGTATGTTGACCAGCCAGACTTTTCTTAATGCCCAAAATAAACGACAGGCTTGAATTATCAAAGAAGGATCAAGCATAatccaagaataaaaagaaaaatggagcaaTAAAAAGATGAGAGAGCCCTAGTTAACCGAGTTTAGAACAACTACCTAAGGACAAACTATGAGTATAATCTAGATAGCTGCTCTCTGTTGGCCACCATCCAGTGACAAGTGGAGTGGTGGAggcttataaataaatttttccgtTGATTTTGCAATTAAGAAAAGAATCAAAAAATTTTGGCAACAAAGCCATGCATTTTCAGCCATAGAGCACTTATGACAATGAAAAAGTGAgctggagaggctggacagcaagataaagaaatctaaAGGACAAATTAGGTGAAGTACATGGATATATAGGTGAAATTGGGAGAAAACCCACAGTTGCatgatgtaacagagaggtctgACATCCAGatggaagcaagcaagcaggaatggatataaagtatatacaattGAAAAACGAGTACAGCTAGGGACCAAAAGGGgcactgcaaacaacctttagtaatgcctgaagtgcactgacagcactaatccCTCTGTATGGGAGCATTCTTGAGTGGTTCATTTGAATGCTGTCATTTTACAAATTATGTGGGAGTCGGGGGACACTAAATATGAAAAAcgtgaaatatatatagcattaaatgatctctctctgccttgaagccacacacaaaaatgaaacttACAATATAATTTGTTTCACAAGGAACTTACCATTCATATTAGCCCAAATATATGGTCTTCATGAATCCAGAACTTCATTCCTAGTTTAAGAGAGGATCATCTGCTGACTGGATAAACATACTGAGCATGCAACCTTATGAATCCTGGGTTCGAAGCAGTTAAGAACCCTATTTCTGGGATGTCTAGGCTAGTTGACAAGCTCTGTTATCTATCCTacacttcattttttcattcattaaccaAACACATTTCTCCTTAATCTTGCAATCAATTATTTCTGCTTTATCATCTCTTGTTTTTTCTGTGTTGTGTTTAATGAAATAGTGATACATAAGGAATTACTGACTTTTCAAAATATAGCTTTGTCCCTGACAGGCAGGGTTTATCTGCCATGCTCCACAACATTACACAGCATTTCACCTCGGAAAATGATTGAATGTACCACCTATGATTGTTTTCACaagaaaaaatgcttttctttagcaagtataatgatatttgataTTCAAAACTAGTCCTTAATAAGTTAGCAACTGTTGAGTGTTAGTCATTCTTAAGTCAGTGTCTATTGATTCTCTGCTGATTTTAATTTACAGCTCAAGtgtgtttaaaatgtttatttgctTCCTACCTTTGCTTATGTTATGCTTGGTGGAAGTGTCATTAACTAGTTAATGAGacacatggtatatatatttttctacttacgttaaaggatgaaaatattttgattttgcctTTGTCCACCCTGGTGATGTGGAGTCATCTGTGCCGAGCACTCTCCTTTGTCTCAGAAAAATTTGCTTATATAAAACACTAACACTCAACCAATCAGCCTAGAGTAAATGGGAGGTCGAATACATTTAAATATGATGGGTGAatgaaaattcctaaatattaaaattcttcattaaaaCCTTGAGCAGATGCAAGATGTATTGTTCATGTACATTCTTCTTCAAGCTATCTCTAAATGCTATCTGTGTAAATATGCATAAGACCTGCATTTCCATTACTTTCTAGCAATGACTTAAGACTAGTAATCATCTGTGAGATATCTTTACAATACACAAGATAACAGCACTGGAATACACTATTATCATTACAATGGCAGTATAATGTAGCTATGAGGGAATATTGTTGCAACGGGGGCAAAGAAATAATATAACACTGGGAAAGACCTGTAACATAATCCTAAACTGGCTTTGTACTGTTTGTTGTATTTGAACTATCAAACTACAATTGGAATCATCGTAAGTCCTCCCTAGTATTGAACATTTTCTTACTTATATGGATAATTATGAGCTTAAACCACAAAACCATTTTTAATGAGCTTTCATATCTGACTTCTTCATTAGCTTTAAATGACAACAATCACGAGCTTTCCGTGGGTAATGACTGTGGATGTCAACATTTCAACGCGCTTGCAAACTGACACTTCTATAATGCACCTGCTTCAAACTATGCATATACCTGCAGTCAATGCCTGGACCTTTAAAATGTCAAGTATCACTGGAGTCAATTTTGTATGCGTACAATGAATCTTACGTGTTAAAGTAACATACAGGTTTGCTGGTTATTACTTCTCAGAAAATGATTCTAGTGTCAAAATTTTAGAAATGGAAATGCAAACTGAGAGAAAAGCACGGATACTGATAATATGACTTTGGCAATTCTGTTTACCATAGCCATTGTGCAGTGTCTGCTTAAAAAGACTTGATTACTACCAGGTACATGCAAAGTTCAGCTGGTTTACTTAAATAGCAGAAAAGCAATCATGTTCTACATGAGATTTTAGCACTTTAAATCAGTTGCTATAACTAAAACTATATCTtcccatttgaaaatatttccaagaaatGTAGTTATGAACAGTTTGCAAAGTTGCGGTCAACCAGATAGTCCAAGTATGCTGAACTTTCCCTTACAAATGCCATTCAGATTCCTTTcttgcaaaatatttaaaaaaaaaaaaaaatcacatttcccAAAAATACTTTCTCTTTGCCAACTACATAAAGGTGCAATACATAACCTATAGGGAAGTTAAACTCATAATAAACAAATTCCATTTTGGCAACACTAGTGTCAAAAACTGTGAAACGAAACAGGGTTTGAGTCAATATGGTGGCTTGGTGTTCATGTAAACCGTAATAAATTAAGgatttacattttcatgtaaaCCTTGATAAATTAAGGATTTACATTTCTACAAAGTGATTCAATAAATACTacaaacagtgaaaaataaatatgtactcCCAAAGAACAAGAATTTAGTCTGCTTAGCACTCTAGGATCACAACTGattactgattttgtttttctttccaactACAGGAAATAGAGTACTTTTGGAAAAGAAAGTTAGAACTtaccaataaacaaaaatcaaataaatgagaCACTCCAACTTAGCCTAAGAGATCATGATCCTGACATTTAAGAGCTGCTTGGGCTACTGGTAAACTGTGCCTTATTCTTCAGTAAATAGTTGGCAAGCCACTCGATTGGATCTCCCGGTCTGAAAAACAAAGCCATTCCGTATTAAAGAAATCAGCCTTCATTGCTTCCactcaggaaataattttttttaaataatcaactTTTTATGATAGACTGTATCTATCTGTATTAACTGAATAAGGTAACATTAATTctgcaaaaataacattaattttgtgCTTATGTTTTATCCCAGATATTGCAAAACATTATACATACTTAAAAGTGTCagtaagtttatataaattttaatgatttttgtaaaaaattcccTTGTTCAGTTAATCAATGGTTACAGAACAGCATCAGCCACAACAACACTTTGAATCTTGAAAACATGACAGCAAGATGCCTTGAACTAGGTTTACAGCCTTTAAAGTTCCACACAGAGGGAACAATGAATAAGTCAAAATATGAGAGCATCTGAAAACAGCTACAACAAATGCTGGAAACACATGCTTTTCTGATGCTATCCTTCCTTTTACAACTTGACAATTCAGGTCTAGATCAATAATTAACAGTTTTTTGGACTGCTGGAAGTATTTGGCCATGCATACTTCTTGATTCAGCTGCAAGTGTAGCAAAAGGAGGAGCAACTATTTAAGGCAGAAGGATGGATGTATTGAAGACCATAAACAAGGAACTTGGGTCAAGAAATGGACTTGGCACCAGTGTTGAAAAGTAGTTGAAAGAAGTTATTTGTTTGAACCTATTAAGACAAATCTAGAAATCTGGAGAACATCCAGCCAAAAACATTTCAACAGTTAactcacattcacaattgatccctgatcagTTTTACCTGCTGAGagtaaccagatttgctgaacagcagcaccaatatgcagtaaatgtgcctcgctgtcgaacttctcagttccagaggtcctttgttcctcacaccgttggactgtggagcagcctctcagaggatgtcgtgcaattggaacttcggaagttcaagcgaaaatgcaatgcatttctaccctaatactattcttcttgcattttaatacattatctatttattaatttgtaaatttattttttatttttttaataggtggGCTCTCTTCTTTACGTGTTTTCCTTGACTATTCACAACAGAAAGTCAACATAACATGCATTGCACAAAAACTAATGAGTCCTAAAACAGTGTTCATAACAAACAATGAACTAGGATGTAATCCATACAGCATGCATGGAGTATTTGTGATAAGAGATCGCTCCATCAGTTTGTTTAATCTTTGGATAAAGCACCTCCAAGGACATCACTACATCTATAAATATTGTACTGTTTCTTTTACCGTATATTCAacactcaaagaaaaataatcttaccTTTCCTTATTCAACTGTGTGACAGCTTGTAGGAGTATGGGTACTACTGTCTGATCTAAATACTGTCTTGTTGGAAGAGAAGCTAAGTCTACGCGAGGCCTCTTGGCTCTTGATTCACCATTACTCTCACCACTGCCTGCATTagctttctgaaagaaaaatacaacgtttgcaacaaaaacaaaacaactgacTTGGCTTGCGACTTCCAAATTATGTAGGTGCATTGTACAGTAACCCTAAATCTAATCTCTCTTTCATGGTATTCGAGCAATGCAacccataagcataaaaaatctGGCTACCCAACTAAGCCTACACTTACATCTGCAATGCTACTTGCAAGCCCAGAGTTAGCTGCTCTCTCAAAGCAATATTTCTAAAGAGAATCTTGAAGACAATTTTACGTAAACcatttttcttatacatttcCTTGTTAAAAGTATAACTTTCTCCCATATGAAGAGGAAACTGAACGTCACAGTATCGCAGGTCAAATATATGCTAACCAGCAATTAACTGTAGACTGCAcaattactgtaataaaaaaaccaTGCTACATTTTACTACTCCCACCACTCTCCAGATATACCTAACTTCCCAATTACGGTATTGTTGGTTTTCTATTAAGTAAGGCACCACATGATTAATGCATGTGGTGCCCCACACGCATGGCATGTAAACATACTGTGCTCTGTGCAATGATTCAGCATATCTGCCAGCAGATACGTAATGAAGCCTCTATAAGCAGGGACTACTGTACTTCACTGagaaacaatttggtagagcatTAGGAATCTATAAAAAAGGTCAAATTATATCAAGGAATGAACACCCAACTCAAATAAAAGGATCATGGTAGTTGGATTAGCTGAGTAACAACGCTAGAAAGGTCATCTACACTTACAAAAAAAGAGCAATATACAATCCAGCAGTAACAGTGCTCCCAAAAATTTGTATggctaagtaaataaaaaaaaatctaaatccaTAAAGGATATTGTTTGTCATCGGGTTGGTTTCCAATGAGAAATGGCAAAACATACACTCATCCCTCCATGATGTAGCTGGCTTGACACGTAAAGTACCAGTTTCAGTGACAATTGCAATCACGTCTACTACTGATGAAAATTTCCACAGTACCAGCCCCAATATGCAGAAATACACAACGTTTACCAGCACCACCATATTGATCCCCTAAACACACATTCCCTTACATCTTATCTTGCATGCAATCTTGCTCTCCCTGGTTGTTGAGGTCCACCACTCCAAAACCTCTTTCACCCAGACTAACTAGAACTTTTCCTGGCCTCCCTCTACCCCCGTCtccgaagattttcattttaCGTTATAGATAATTTTCATTAACCTACTCCTTTCCCTTCTCCTACATAAACAAACCACCATCTTATGATTCACATGACCATCAAATGATGCAGCGTGTTCAATCCCTTAAGATTCTGATGATGtcaaatgacagaaaatattttgaaaaattaatcagATTCTGACATAGGACAGCACTGGGATGGTGTCTGGACAGTGTTGAGGGATAGTTTGGGCATTCCTTTCATGCAAGTATAGGTTATTCAAAGGTACTCTAGCTAGTTATAAAGGAGTCCATAAGAATCATCAAAATATGTCTACATCCttcattttgtcttaatattttgaCTACATCCTTCATTttgtcttaatgttttttttttatttagtacaaTAAGTGGCATAAACAAAAATGGGAAGagaatttcaacatattttttcagtgttaaagtaatttataaatcCCTGTTGTTTCAAGAGAgttatgaaaagtaaagaaaattctcttctcGGCTAACTTCAACCCATCATTCtgattatatgattttttgtttttcatttttttttgctttgaaatgaGACTAAAACTAGCACTCgatcatggaaaagaaaattacatataacCCCAACAAATGAATTTTGGACCCTC of the Macrobrachium rosenbergii isolate ZJJX-2024 chromosome 16, ASM4041242v1, whole genome shotgun sequence genome contains:
- the LOC136847304 gene encoding protein dpy-30 homolog, whose amino-acid sequence is MDSEVESSDVKANAGSGESNGESRAKRPRVDLASLPTRQYLDQTVVPILLQAVTQLNKERPGDPIEWLANYLLKNKAQFTSSPSSS